The SAR202 cluster bacterium genomic sequence AATACTTGGAGTGAATTTGCAATGGGAGGTTTGCTTAATTGGTGTTGGTAGACTAGGAAAAGCTTTATTAAGTTATCCAGGATTTGCACCTGAAGGATTTAATATAATTGCAGCATTTGATTCAGATGTTGACCAAATTGGCCAACAGATCGGCAAAATAAAAATAAAGGATATTGTAGAATTAGCTAATTTTTTACAAAGTAGTAAAATTAAAATTGCGATTGTAGCAGTACCAGCTCATGTAACTAAAGATATATTAAACCTACTTTACGATTCGGGCATCAAGGCTGTTTTAAATTATGCACCATTTACACCACTAGATCACAAAGATATGATTATAAGGAATATTGACCCTGTAGCCTCCCTACAATCATTA encodes the following:
- a CDS encoding redox-sensing transcriptional repressor Rex, with the protein product MKDIILNYSIEGDSIIVPEVVVQRLPHYLNILSILQLDKTKIVSSEQLGYLAQITPAQIRKDLSYFGKFGKQGKGYSVNILVKRLREILGVNLQWEVCLIGVGRLGKALLSYPGFAPEGFNIIAAFDSDVDQIGQQIGKIKIKDIVELANFLQSSKIKIAIVAVPAHVTKDILNLLYDSGIKAVLNYAPFTPLDHKDMIIRNIDPVASLQSLTYHLKVINS